In Bacteroidota bacterium, one genomic interval encodes:
- a CDS encoding T9SS type A sorting domain-containing protein — protein sequence MQTNGAYFLNFNGWVTGVINPDGTDLTGFHGGIGDNQQYMMYGASFTPTFDPVINYFPENILLHEGGFGGIIKHPRGLGKGTHLAGYTIYKDSLLNYPSNTPEEYRHYYSKVGYACDPDVLPDGKIIFSWAPNYKQDYGVYVMNADGTNRKLIYNTGGAQLRAKAIRSRPVPPKIADKVTSYPSMYPPLESAPYNIDGNFTFNCLNVYTNGNVDEEITTGVPFGDAGSIKFFINHQRTRKNSNPEQDFPIQLAEVTIPASGKIVKTNLPADQPLFEQLRTPSSKGYVVPSTGAPYPNSTAHVAGMNYGRPGETVTCVGCHRGHSMLPIPSAADAPYTNIAPGAAVTVSNTANAYFINFINDRKAQKAFAEGDYWITQLNLITSEWVRFGYDIPAKIRSVRIFNIPAGGVGNSSLQITKVQVRVYANKNATGSYTQVIFNQVISPNGTNLLMGNNAIGKCVEVKILAISGTYNGFPRTGLAEIEVIGSGDLSAPRQAEVDQPISMQVFPNPVKDFVTVTVNEAEPNTSCIIFNSKGEVVLSKIMNGEQSINENIDMREFANGIYFIQIASASGKTVTKIVKTGF from the coding sequence GTGCAAACAAATGGTGCTTATTTTTTAAATTTTAATGGATGGGTAACCGGAGTAATTAATCCGGATGGAACTGACCTTACCGGTTTTCATGGTGGAATAGGCGACAATCAACAATACATGATGTATGGGGCTTCGTTTACACCAACTTTTGATCCTGTTATTAATTATTTTCCTGAAAATATATTGTTGCACGAAGGTGGTTTTGGCGGCATCATAAAGCATCCGCGTGGGTTAGGCAAGGGTACACATCTTGCAGGATACACTATTTATAAAGACAGTCTACTCAACTATCCTTCAAATACACCAGAAGAATATCGGCACTATTATTCGAAAGTTGGATATGCTTGCGACCCCGATGTTTTGCCCGATGGAAAAATTATTTTTAGCTGGGCACCTAACTATAAACAAGATTATGGAGTTTATGTAATGAATGCCGATGGCACCAACCGCAAATTGATATATAACACCGGAGGGGCGCAGTTGCGCGCCAAAGCAATTCGGTCACGCCCTGTTCCTCCCAAAATTGCAGATAAAGTTACAAGCTACCCAAGTATGTACCCACCATTAGAAAGTGCGCCTTATAATATTGATGGCAACTTTACATTTAATTGCCTCAACGTATACACTAATGGTAACGTAGATGAGGAAATCACAACCGGGGTACCATTTGGCGATGCAGGTAGTATTAAGTTTTTTATTAATCATCAGCGAACACGAAAAAATTCGAACCCTGAGCAAGATTTTCCAATTCAGCTTGCGGAGGTTACGATACCGGCTTCAGGAAAAATAGTTAAAACCAACTTACCTGCCGACCAACCACTGTTTGAACAACTACGTACCCCATCCAGCAAAGGATACGTTGTGCCATCAACCGGTGCTCCTTATCCTAATTCAACAGCTCACGTAGCAGGAATGAATTACGGAAGGCCAGGAGAAACGGTTACTTGTGTAGGTTGTCACAGAGGGCATAGCATGTTGCCAATTCCTTCGGCTGCCGATGCACCTTATACCAATATTGCACCTGGTGCAGCAGTAACAGTTAGCAACACAGCAAACGCGTATTTTATTAATTTTATTAATGATCGTAAAGCACAGAAGGCTTTTGCCGAAGGCGATTATTGGATTACTCAGCTTAACCTGATTACAAGCGAATGGGTAAGGTTTGGCTACGACATCCCTGCCAAAATAAGAAGTGTTAGAATATTTAATATCCCTGCAGGTGGAGTAGGAAATTCTTCTTTACAAATTACTAAGGTTCAGGTTAGAGTGTATGCTAATAAAAATGCTACCGGCTCGTATACACAAGTTATTTTCAATCAGGTTATTTCTCCTAATGGTACCAATTTATTGATGGGCAATAATGCCATCGGAAAATGTGTAGAGGTTAAAATATTAGCAATTAGCGGTACTTATAATGGTTTTCCACGCACAGGCTTGGCAGAAATTGAAGTAATAGGAAGTGGCGATCTTTCAGCACCGCGCCAGGCAGAGGTAGATCAACCAATATCTATGCAGGTATTCCCAAATCCTGTTAAGGATTTTGTAACTGTTACAGTAAACGAGGCTGAGCCAAACACTTCTTGTATTATTTTCAATAGCAAAGGCGAAGTAGTGTTGTCAAAAATAATGAATGGTGAGCAGTCGATAAACGAAAATATAGATATGCGTGAGTTTGCCAATGGAATCTACTTTATTCAAATTGCTTCGGCATCGGGTAAGACAGTAACCAAGATTGTAAAAACAGGATTTTAA